In Bos indicus x Bos taurus breed Angus x Brahman F1 hybrid chromosome 21, Bos_hybrid_MaternalHap_v2.0, whole genome shotgun sequence, one DNA window encodes the following:
- the ANPEP gene encoding aminopeptidase N, with amino-acid sequence MAKGFYISKALGILAILLGVAAVATIIALSVVYAQEKNKNAERGTAAPTSPTGPTTTSATTLDQSKPWNRYRLPTTLLPDSYRVTLRPYLTPNNNGLYIFTGSSTVRFTCKEPTDVIIIHSKKLNYTQHSGHLAALKGVGDTQAPEIDRTELVLLTEYLVVHLKSSLEAGKTYEMETTFQGELADDLAGFYRSEYMDGNVKKVLATTQMQSTDARKSFPCFDEPAMKATFNITLIHPKDLTALSNMPPKGPSVPFDGDSNWSVTEFETTPVMSTYLLAYIVSEFTSVESVAPNDVQIRIWARPKATADNHGLYALNVTGPILNFFANHYNTAYPLPKSDQIALPDFNAGAMENWGLVTYRENALLYDPQSSSSSNKERVVTVIAHELAHQWFGNLVTLAWWNDLWLNEGFASYVEYLGADYAEPTWNLKDLMVPNDVYRVMAVDALVTSHPLTTPANEVNTPAQISEMFDTISYSKGASVIRMLSNFLTEDLFKKGLASYLQTFAYQNTTYLNLWEHLQMAVENQLSIRLPDTVSAIMDRWTLQMGFPVITVDTNTGTISQKHFLLDPNSTVTRPSQFNYLWIVPISSIRNGQPQEHYWLRGEERNQNELFKAAADDWVLLNINVTGYYQVNYDENNWKKIQNQLMSRRENIPVINRAQVIYDSFNLASAHMVPVTLALNNTLFLKNEMEYMPWQAAVSSLNYFKLMFDRTEVYGPMQNYLKNQVEPIFLYFENLTKNWTEIPENLMDQYSEINAISTACSNGLPKCEELAKTLFNQWMNNPNVNPIDPNLRSTIYCNAIAQGGQEEWDFAWNQLQQAELVNEADKLRSALACTNHVWLLNRYLSYTLNPDLIRKQDATSTITSIASNVIGQSLAWDFIRSNWKKLFEDYGGGSFSFSNLIQGVTRRFSTEFELQQLEEFKENNMDVGFGSGTRALEQALEKTKANINWVKENKEVVLNWFKDHS; translated from the exons ATGGCCAAAGGATTCTACATTTCCAAGGCCCTGGGCATCCTGGCCATTCTCCTGGGCGTGGCGGCCGTGGCCACCATCATCGCTCTGTCTGTGGTGTACGCCCAGGAGAAGAACAAGAATGCCGAGCGTGGCACCGCGGCCCCCACGAGCCCCACAGGCCCGACAACCACCTCGGCCACCACCTTGGACCAGAGCAAGCCGTGGAACCGATACCGCCTCCCCACGACCCTCTTGCCCGACTCCTATAGGGTGACGCTGAGGCCCTACCTCACTCCCAACAATAACGGCCTGTATATCTTCACGGGCTCAAGCACTGTCCGCTTCACCTGCAAGGAGCCCACGGACGTCATCATCATCCACAGCAAGAAGCTCAACTACACCCAGCACAGTGGGCACTTGGCGGCCCTGAAGGGTGTGGGGGACACCCAGGCCCCCGAAATCGACAGGACCGAGCTGGTGTTGCTCACAGAGTACCTGGTGGTGCACCTCAAGAGCTCCCTGGAAGCAGGCAAGACATACGAGATGGAGACCACCTTTCAGGGGGAGCTGGCCGATGACCTGGCGGGCTTCTACCGCAGCGAGTACATGGACGGCAACGTCAAAAA GGTCCTGGCCACCACACAGATGCAGTCAACAGATGCCCGGAAGTCCTTCCCCTGCTTTGACGAGCCCGCCATGAAGGCCACATTTAACATCACCCTCATCCACCCCAAGGATCTCACAGCCCTGTCCAACATGCCACCCAAAG GTCCCAGTGTCCCGTTTGACGGAGATTCCAACTGGAGCGTCACTGAGTTTGAAACCACGCCGGTAATGTCCACGTACCTCCTGGCCTACATCGTGAGCGAGTTCACGAGTGTGGAGTCAGTGGCTCCCAATGATGTCCAG ATCCGGATCTGGGCTCGGCCAAAAGCAACTGCAGACAACCATGGCCTTTACGCCCTGAATGTGACAGGTCCCATCCTGAACTTCTTTGCCAATCATTACAATACAGCCTACCCACTCCCCAAATCTG ACCAGATTGCCCTGCCCGACTTCAACGCCGGTGCCATGGAGAACTGGGGGCTGGTGACCTACCGGGAGAACGCGCTGCTCTATGACCCTCAGTCTTCCTCCAGCAGCAACAAAGAGCGAGTAGTCACTGTGATTGCTCATGAGCTGGCCCACCAG TGGTTTGGGAACCTGGTGACCCTGGCCTGGTGGAATGACCTGTGGCTGAACGAGGGCTTTGCCTCCTATGTGGAGTACCTGGGAGCTGACTATGCAGAGCCCACCTGGAATCTG AAAGACCTCATGGTGCCGAATGACGTGTACCGTGTGATGGCCGTGGACGCGCTGGTCACCTCTCACCCACTGACCACCCCTGCCAACGAGGTCAACACCCCTGCCCAGATCAGCGAGATGTTCGATACCATCTCCTACAGCAAG GGAGCCTCGGTCATCCGGATGCTCTCGAATTTCCTGACTGAGGACCTGTTCAAGAAGGGCCTGGCG TCCTACTTGCAGACCTTTGCCTATCAGAACACCACCTACCTGAACCTGTGGGAGCACCTGCAGATG GCTGTGGAAAATCAGTTGTCCATCAGGCTGCCAGACACCGTGAGTGCCATCATGGACCGCTGGACCctacagatgggcttccctgtcaTCACCGTGGATACTAACACAGGGACCATCTCCCAGAAGCACTTCCTCCTTGATCCCAACTCCACCGTCACCCGCCCCTCACAGTTCAA CTATCTGTGGATTGTTCCCATCTCATCCATCAGAAATGGCCAGCCGCAAGAACACTACTGGCTTCGGGGCGAAGAGAGAA ACCAGAATGAACTCTTCAAAGCCGCAGCAGACGACTGGGTCCTGCTGAACATCAACGTGACGGGCTATTACCAGGTGAACTACGACGAGAACAACTGGAAGAAGATTCAGAATCAGCTGATGTCAAGGCGGGAG AACATCCCTGTCATCAACCGGGCACAGGTCATCTACGACAGCTTCAACCTGGCCAG TGCCCACATGGTCCCTGTCACCCTGGCGCTGAACAACACCCTCTTCCTGAAAAATGAGATGGAGTACATGCCCTGGCAGGCCGCCGTGAGCAGCCTGAACTACTTCAAGCTCATGTTCGACCGCACAGAGGTCTATGGCCCCATGCAG AATTACCTCAAGAACCAGGTTGAACCCATCTTCCTATATTTTGAAAATCTCACCAAAAACTGGACTGAGATCCCGGAAAACCTGATGGACCA ATACAGCGAGATTAACGCCATCAGCACTGCCTGCTCCAATGGGTTGCCTAAGTGTGAGGAGCTGGCCAAAACACTTTTCAACCAGTGGATGAATAACCCTAACGTTAACCC GATCGACCCCAACCTGCGGTCCACCATCTACTGCAACGCCATCGCCCAGGGTGGCCAGGAAGAGTGGGACTTTGCTTGGAATCAGTTACAACAAGCAGAGCTGGTTAATGAAGCTGACAAACTCCGCTCAGCGCTGGCCTGCACCAACCACGTCTGGCTCCTGAACAG GTACCTGAGTTACACCCTGAACCCCGACCTCATCCGGAAGCAGGACGCCACCTCCACCATTACCAGCATTGCCAGCAATGTCATCGGGCAGTCTCTGGCCTGGGACTTCATCCGGAGCAACTGGAAGAAACTCTTTGAGGA TTATGGTGGtggttccttttccttctccaacctcatCCAGGGTGTGACCCGAAGATTCTCCACTGAGTTTGAGCTCCAGCAG CTGGAGGAGTTCAAGGAGAACAACATGGACGTCGGCTTCGGCTCAGGAACACGGGCTCTGGAGCAAGCCCTGGAGAAGACTAAAGCCAACATCAACTGGGTGAAGGAGAACAAGGAGGTGGTGCTAAACTGGTTCAAAGACCACAGCTAA